AAGATGATTAAACATTATTTAACAGTATTTTTAATTTCCATGGTTCCAATCGCAGAATTGAGAGCAGCCATTCCTTACTCACAGGCAGTAGGACTTCCATTGATTCCTTCTTATATCATTGCGATTATCGGAAATATGATTCCGGTACCCTTCATCTATTTATTTGCAAGAAAGGTACTTGAAATTGGAAACGATATGCCGGGAATCATCGGTAAGTTCTGTCGCTGGTGTACGGCAAAGGGCGAGAAAGGCGGAGAGAAACTTCAGGCAACAGCAGGAAAGGGACTTTTTGTTGCGTTACTTTTATTCGTAGGAATCCCGCTTCCGGGAACAGGAGCATGGACAGGAACATTAGCAGCTAGTTTCTTAAAGATGAATTTTAAATCCAGTGCAATTGCAGCTATGTGCGGTGTTTTACTTGCAGGAGTCATCATGATGACATTAAGCGCAGGATTTTTTACATTGATTCGCTAGATAAAAGGAGTAATGTTGGGGATGAAACGGTTAGGAAGTTTTTTAGATGGAATATACGG
This Anaerobutyricum hallii DNA region includes the following protein-coding sequences:
- a CDS encoding COG2426 family protein, producing the protein MIKHYLTVFLISMVPIAELRAAIPYSQAVGLPLIPSYIIAIIGNMIPVPFIYLFARKVLEIGNDMPGIIGKFCRWCTAKGEKGGEKLQATAGKGLFVALLLFVGIPLPGTGAWTGTLAASFLKMNFKSSAIAAMCGVLLAGVIMMTLSAGFFTLIR